Proteins encoded together in one Triticum dicoccoides isolate Atlit2015 ecotype Zavitan chromosome 7B, WEW_v2.0, whole genome shotgun sequence window:
- the LOC119341276 gene encoding uncharacterized protein LOC119341276, whose translation MTSSSPSSSSSDPDYQVATSDLNDDAATAIHRSHAGAATVILPERPDAEGFLSFLLTPDDVDAVCKKYGVPEDQYTARLAGDLRACSPPPLGCVYVYAHALKAGMRVPLQPFFCEALAHFGIAPTQLAPNAWRIMAGFLVLCRSAGVPPSLAVFRRFFVMSVLNHKHTKRWYYFRTRFKDSSGLRFTGLPDSIDDWKRGFFFLSSPTPWPCPVEWGEPSKSSFADPVLTNEEKKSEAKLLRATGGAAVDIRICLYDSNIAATVVTAASPAPPSAGTSASSKGMDSAVYDMMKTMLAEKMARQASASAKKVKTEPGSSQLCGKKENLDEANDEEGRPPSSHAPPAARGHSVPTSVCSPLPGLSGQPQDFADEDGTDWETARQLLQGAVGPPQQRVFAATERSDVVASSYVAFLQAANYVSFSLDYALELEEKLLAQDAEIAALQKQLEETKGELAQAKVPRR comes from the exons ATGACTTCTTCCTCCCCTTCCTCCTCGTCCTCCGACCCAGACTACCAGGTCGCCACCTCCGACCTCAACGATGACGCCGCTACCGCCATCCACCGGAGTCATGCCGGCGCTGCTACCGTCATCCTCCCGGAGCGCCCCGACGCCGAGGGCTTCCTCTCGTTTCTGCTCACGCCGGACGACGTCGACGCCGTGTGCAAGAAGTACGGCGTCCCCGAGGATCAGTACACCGCGCGCCTCGCCGGCGACCTGCGCGCGTGCTCGCCCCCGCCGCTGGGGTGCGTCTACGTGTACGCGCACGCGTTGAAGGCCGGGATGCGCGTCCCGCTGCAACCGTTCTTCTGCGAGGCGCTCGCCCACTTCGGCATCGCGCCGACGCAGCTCGCGCCCAACGCATGGCGCATCATGGCGGGCTTCCTCGTGCTCTGCCGCTCCGCCGGCGTGCCGCCGTCGCTCGCGGTGTTCAGGCGTTTCTTCGTGATGTCCGTCCTCAACCACAAGCACACCAAAAGATGGTACTACTTCCGAACCAGGTTCAAGGACAGCTCCGGCTTGCGCTTCACGGGGTTGCCAGACTCCATCGACGACTGGAAGCGCgggttcttcttcctctcctcgccgACCCCGTGGCCCTGTCCCGTGGAGTGGGGCGAGCCGTCCAAGAGCTCCTTCGCGGACCCGGTGCTTACAAATGAGGAGAAGAAATCTGAGGCGAAGCTGCTACGTGCTACCGGCGGCGCCGCCGTTGATATCAGGATATGCTTGTACGACAGCAACATTGCCGCTACCGTGGTAACTGCCGCATCTCCGGCGCCGCCCTCTGCTGGTACTAGTGCCAGTTCCAAAG GGATGGATTCCGCCGTCTACGACATGATGAAAACCATGCTGGCGGAGAAGATGGCCAGGCAAGCGTCGGCCTCGGCAAAGAAGGTGAAAACCGAGCCAGGGTCGTCGCAGTTGTGCGGGAAGAAAGAGAACCTGGATGAGGCCAACGACGAGGAGGGTCGTCccccttcttcgcacgctccaccTGCCGCCCGTGGCCACTCGGTGCCCACCAGCGTGTGTTCGCCACTGCCGGGACTCTCTGGGCAGCCACAAGACTTCGCCGACGAAGACGGCACAGACTGGGAGACTGCACGGCAGCTGCTGCAGGGCGCCGTCGGGCCACCGCAGCAGCGCGTGTTTGCGGCGACCGAGCGATCCGATGTCGTCGCGTCGAGCTATGTCGCGTTTCTCCAG GCGGCGAACTACGTGTCGTTCTCCTTGGACTACGCTCTGGAGCTGGAGGAGAAGCTGTTGGCGCAGGACGCGGAGATCGCCGCGCTGCAGAAGCAGCTGGAGGAGACCAAGGGCGAGCTCGCCCAGGCGAAGGTGCCGCGGAGGTAG